One window of Drosophila busckii strain San Diego stock center, stock number 13000-0081.31 chromosome 3L, ASM1175060v1, whole genome shotgun sequence genomic DNA carries:
- the LOC108598714 gene encoding WD repeat-containing protein 78 has product MESNRESKKDNSEPDSRRSTKKAMINPQDVPQPLEEPVKKKPESNTYMNEIQAEIESRQQLKVLETVEGEEVDMTPNYIMDSSYIDQFLHFNIFLQHELVNLPLMHTRFSHSRSRTRSSMRGGIGGNKQSIDELINGIMYETIVFDPTIHEKIEEEHVPTPFKRSFVKVTLRKSEFIELWSQVGTTVPKGTPQGDHVESDNRHYEYLTVGKGKVRRRSDNDAQTDILLTSTRAVNTIFVDYATVGSYVSNFEMYDTLEGTNKKKAHASRISTGSQTMDFDSGEGVVMADDEARDREQAKAAQAKLFSSPAFRNAILYVGRTLSSNLYKNGMQRFRNFKEVDRSSTDVQYKYSMNILFRLVPVPSKDERKGVSDISFCHSNSDILVVSYGLYSFSSNHVPASGDVYVWSIKNPGEPERAYYYNIPVTAVCFSPFLPSLIAIGLYDGTVEVRDVADMSNVPIAVSQRSSSPGCSPVVAIRWLKQIDDDDNNEIDPFLSLSQDGTVTRFRIVSSPFLLGFTQMTLERVEGQPEGIHVPLSPQLQVQSNRHPQGLYITTHPVHKDIYYILTDEGCIHKCSINYQHQYLEVLKCHDGGVNVMEFSPWSPKVFLTCGNDWYVRIWIDGITRPLIELFDDFQPLHWVNWSPTHSTIIVALNREAASLWDIRRNILKPMGKHELDSSYNTSARFSNSGTTLVVGNERGNVLFYGIDDMPFAPHFQYDEMEKAIYRAIGNDQELFIELKSIGFFGYPNKKCKKPY; this is encoded by the exons ATGGAATCGAATCGAGAAAGTAAAAAGGATAATAGCGAGCCCGATTCGCGGCGCTCGACAAAAAAAGCAATGATCAATCCACAGGATGTACCACAACCGCTGGAAGAGCCAGTAAAAAAGAAACCCGAATCGAATACTTACATGAATGAAATCCAAGCGGAGATTGAGTCCCGCCAGCAGCTTAAG gTGCTGGAGACGGTGGAGGGTGAGGAGGTGGACATGACACCCAACTATATAATGGACTCGTCCTACATCGATCAGTTTCTACACTTCAATATATTTCTGCAGCATGAGCTGGTTAATCTGCCACTAATGCACACCAGATTTTCCCATTCCAGGTCACGCACACGTTCGAGCATGCGAGGAGGCATTGGTGGCAACAAGCAGTCCATCGATGAGCTGATCAATGGG ATTATGTATGAGACCATTGTCTTTGATCCTACGATTCATGAGAAGATCGAAGAGGAGCATGTGCCGACTCCCTTTAAGCGCAGCTTTGTCAAGGTCACACTGCGCAAGTCCGAGTTCATAGAGCTGTGGAGCCAGGTGGGCACCACCGTGCCCAAGGGCACGCCCCAAGGCGATCACGTCGAGTCGGACAATCGCCACTATGAGTATCTGACTGTGGGCAAGGGCAAGGTGCGACGTCGCTCCGACAACGATGCACAGACGGACATCTTGCTGACGAGCACGCGAGCTGTTAACACCATCTTTGTGGACTACGCCACCGTCGGCAGCTATGTGTCCAACTTTGAAATGTACGATACACTGGAGggtacaaataaaaagaaggCGCACGCCTCCCGCATATCGACGGGGTCACAAACGATGGACTTTGACAGCGGCGAGGGTGTCGTCATGGCCGACGATGAAGCCAGAGACCGCGAACAGGCCAAGGCAGCACAGGCTAAGCTCTTTAGCAGTCCAGCCTTTCGGAATGCCATATTGTACGTAGGACGCACTTTGTCCAGTAATCTTTACAAGAATGGCATGCAGCGTTTTCGCAATTTCAAGGAGGTGGATCGGAGCTCCACCGACGTGCAGTACAAGTATTCCATGAATATTCTTTTTCGTTTGGTGCCCGTGCCCAGCAAGGATGAGCGCAAGGGCGTCAGTGACATTAGCTTCTGTCACAGCAATAGCGACATTCTGGTTGTCAGCTATGGACTCTATTCGTTTTCATCGAATCATGTGCCCGCCAGCGGCGACGTTTACGTCTGGAGCATTAAGAATCCCGGCGAGCCGGAGCGCGCCTACTACTACAACATTCCTGTAACCGCTGTCTGCTTCTCTCCCTTTCTTCCCTCGCTGATTGCCATTGGACTTTATGACGGCACCGTCGAAGTTCGCGATGTGGCGGACATGAGCAACGTTCCCATTGCCGTGTcacagcgcagcagctccCCAGGCTGTTCGCCTGTCGTAGCCATTCGCTGGCTCAAGCAGATTGACGATGATGACAACAATGAGATTGATCCTTTTCTGAGCCTCTCCCAGGACGGCACTGTCACACGCTTTCGCATTGTCAGCAGTCCTTTTCTTTTAGGTTTTACTCAAATGACCTTAGAGCGCGTCGAAGGTCAGCCGGAGGGCATACATGTACCGCTATCGCCGCAATTGCAAGTCCAGTCCAATAGGCATCCCCAAGGACTCTACATAACCACTCATCCAGTGCATAAGGACATCTACTACATACTGACCGACGAGGGCTGCATACACAAGTGCTCGATCAACTATCAGCATCAGTATCTGGAGGTGCTCAAGTGCCACGACGGCGGCGTCAACGTCATGGAGTTCTCGCCCTGGTCACCCAAAGTGTTTCTCACATGCGGCAATGATTG GTACGTACGCATTTGGATTGACGGCATTACGCGTCCACTCATCGAGCTCTTCGACGACTTTCAGCCGCTGCACTGGGTCAACTGGAGTCCCACCCACTCCACCATTATAGTTGCCCTTAATCGCGAAGCCGCCTCCCTTTGGGATATACGCCGCAATATTCTAAAGCCCATGGGCAAGCACGAATTGGACTCCTCCTATAATACATCAGCGCG TTTCTCCAACAGTGGCACCACTTTGGTTGTGGGCAATGAACGCGGCAACGTTTTGTTTTATGGTATTGATGATATGCCCTTCGCTCCCCATTTCCAATACGATGAGATGGAGAAGGCCATCTACAGAGCCATTGGCAACGATCAGGAATTGTTTATTGAACTCAAGAGCATTGGCTTCTTTGGTTACCCCAATAAAAAGTGCAAGAAGCCATATTAA